From a single Candidatus Hydrogenedentota bacterium genomic region:
- a CDS encoding right-handed parallel beta-helix repeat-containing protein, producing MRPSICQLLRVRFLMRRIAAFAAVLCLLAFPANAATKVFYVATNGNDAWSGTLPAPNGPQTDGPLATLPGARNKVRAWKTGNGGTLPGPVEVQFRGGVYRFEQTVSFDYDDAGAFGKTVTYKAYPGETPVFSGGRPVTGWTQAGALWRAALPQVAAGTWWFGVLYVDGELLPPARDPNFEDDPGDADGDRFFNALGGVDGAAESLYYAAADLQPCQNPNDVLYMVLHKWDVSFHRLQTLDETDRIITFQDIDSGTTGADHAAFVAASERQRYCVYHAYEALDAPGEWWLDRATGYLYYYPKPGESMAGTEVIAPVVERLVEFKSTKTFPLSYVTLQGLSFQHTDYAFGPNALRPAYYGLSEALALTKLPGALECTKVSDCVIEDCEFAHLAAHGVLLLGACTNNTIRRNHLHDLGAGAIDVGRDYVIGTSGNIIDNNWVHHGSKTFLGAVGIRIGASSYNEVTHNDVSDYNYSGISVGWTVGYGTSSAHDNLIEKNHVHHIGQQRILSDMGLIYLVGEAPGTLVNNNYCHDVAVYDRGYGGWGIYLDEGSSNVTIRNNIVHSTSDGAFHLHYGRNNLIENNIFAWSEEAQVFRTRLEPEAYQSFDFLRNIIYFNNDILMTGGWEDLKYLFDYNCYWDTTSGEFVFPAGTFAQWQAAGQDVHSRIANPLFNDAEHYDFTLNPASPAVTQLGFVPISIGDAGLYGTAEWMAGPGTIAHPPTPLPTAPEGFTYSYDFEAWAPGSLPDGWEVYTDLDPDPTRVAVTEDTAARGSRSLRMRDATGLPYLWMPVAFLRPNYRMGLGVFRTWIRLSEDALFVLEGRDEESPGVYTVGPNLILADWGLSISGVVHDPPPRNTWFYLEITAPLGDDADGAFDLTVWTPGDGWTTYADQPCEDPLFHRMTWIGAVSYTDTADTIWVDDVETFTVGPGADADNDGILDWADGAVDFDNDGLPNYQDNDSDGDGISDADEYSGVRSSDDFDGDGRLNFLDTDSDGDSVADVTEGGGDPDGDGKPSFLDNDSDGNGILDSAEIPGDLDGDGKANGIDLDDDGDLINDTTDGMGDLDSDGTPNYRDTDSDGDGVNDRTEGAGDADSDGTPNYRDLDSDGNGIWDVAEGGADHDADGLPDCIDPDNDDDGILDQVEGAGDPDSDGIPNYSDSDADGDGIPDQVEGVADVDGDGKPNFLDTDADGDGVNDADEAPGDADGDGLPNYLDDDSDNNGVNDLQEGTADRDGDDIPDFLDTDNDGDGIPDTTEGAGDADSDGTSNYNDADSDGDGIPDLTEGITDPDGDGKANFLDTDADDDGIGDAVETANDADGDGTGNYLDLDSDGNGLNDASEGVVDRDSDGKPDFLDLDNDGDDILDATEGLADRDGDGTANLNDTDADGDGFGDAVEGLGNPDGDGFPNYLDLDSDGNGIGDAVEGNADLDGDTTPNYLDLDNDGDGINDIAEGTGDTDGDGTPNHNDTDADGDTIPDQTEGTVDADIDGKPNFLDTDADGDGIPDLSEKTGDPDGDGIPNYLDRDSDGNGIDDSIEGVADIDGDGKPNYRDPDNDGDGISDQAEGLGDPDGDTVPNCNDTDADGDGIND from the coding sequence GTGCGTCCTTCTATCTGCCAGTTGCTGCGCGTGCGGTTCCTGATGCGGCGAATTGCCGCGTTTGCCGCCGTGTTATGCCTGCTGGCGTTTCCCGCGAACGCTGCTACGAAGGTTTTCTACGTCGCGACGAATGGGAATGACGCATGGTCCGGCACGCTGCCCGCGCCGAACGGGCCGCAAACCGATGGCCCGCTTGCCACGCTGCCCGGCGCGCGCAACAAGGTGCGCGCGTGGAAAACCGGCAACGGCGGCACGCTGCCCGGCCCGGTGGAGGTGCAGTTCCGGGGCGGCGTATACCGCTTCGAACAGACCGTTTCCTTCGACTATGACGACGCAGGCGCGTTCGGCAAGACGGTCACGTACAAGGCGTATCCCGGCGAAACGCCCGTCTTCAGCGGCGGACGCCCGGTTACGGGCTGGACACAGGCGGGCGCGCTCTGGCGCGCGGCGTTGCCGCAGGTCGCCGCGGGCACGTGGTGGTTCGGCGTGCTCTACGTGGACGGCGAACTGCTTCCGCCCGCCCGGGATCCGAATTTCGAGGATGACCCGGGCGATGCGGACGGCGACAGGTTTTTCAATGCGCTGGGCGGCGTTGACGGCGCGGCGGAAAGCCTCTATTACGCCGCGGCTGACTTGCAGCCGTGCCAAAACCCGAACGATGTGCTCTACATGGTGCTCCACAAGTGGGACGTTTCCTTCCACCGGTTGCAGACCCTCGACGAGACGGACCGGATCATTACGTTCCAGGATATCGACAGCGGTACGACCGGGGCCGACCATGCGGCGTTCGTGGCGGCGTCTGAGCGGCAGCGGTACTGCGTGTATCATGCGTACGAAGCGCTCGACGCGCCCGGCGAGTGGTGGCTCGACCGCGCGACCGGTTATCTCTATTACTATCCGAAACCTGGCGAGAGCATGGCGGGTACCGAGGTGATCGCTCCGGTGGTCGAGCGTCTCGTCGAGTTCAAAAGCACGAAGACGTTTCCGTTGAGTTACGTGACGCTGCAGGGACTGTCTTTTCAGCACACGGACTACGCGTTTGGGCCGAACGCGCTGCGCCCCGCGTACTACGGGTTGAGCGAAGCGCTGGCGCTCACGAAACTGCCCGGTGCGCTCGAATGCACGAAGGTGAGCGACTGCGTCATCGAAGACTGCGAATTCGCGCATCTGGCGGCCCACGGCGTGCTCCTGCTCGGAGCGTGCACGAACAACACGATCCGGCGCAATCACCTCCATGATCTCGGGGCCGGCGCCATCGACGTGGGCCGCGACTACGTCATCGGCACGAGCGGCAACATCATCGACAATAACTGGGTCCACCACGGCAGCAAGACGTTCCTGGGCGCGGTGGGCATTCGTATTGGCGCTTCCTCCTATAACGAGGTGACGCACAACGACGTGTCCGATTACAACTACTCGGGTATCTCCGTCGGCTGGACGGTCGGGTACGGGACCAGTTCGGCCCACGACAACCTCATCGAGAAGAATCATGTCCATCACATCGGACAGCAGCGCATTTTGAGCGACATGGGGCTGATCTACCTGGTCGGGGAGGCGCCGGGCACGCTCGTGAACAACAACTACTGTCACGACGTGGCGGTGTACGACCGCGGCTACGGCGGCTGGGGCATTTACCTGGACGAGGGCAGTTCGAACGTCACTATCCGCAACAACATCGTTCACAGCACGAGCGACGGCGCGTTCCACCTGCACTATGGCCGTAATAACCTGATCGAGAACAACATTTTCGCCTGGTCGGAGGAAGCACAGGTATTTCGCACGCGCCTCGAGCCTGAGGCCTACCAGTCTTTTGATTTCCTGCGCAATATCATCTACTTCAACAATGATATCCTTATGACCGGCGGTTGGGAGGACCTGAAATACCTCTTTGACTACAACTGCTACTGGGACACGACCAGCGGCGAGTTTGTGTTTCCCGCGGGCACGTTCGCGCAGTGGCAGGCCGCGGGCCAGGACGTGCACAGCCGCATCGCGAATCCGCTCTTCAATGACGCCGAACATTACGACTTCACGCTGAATCCGGCGTCGCCCGCCGTCACCCAACTCGGGTTCGTGCCCATCAGCATCGGCGACGCGGGCCTGTACGGGACGGCCGAATGGATGGCCGGTCCCGGTACGATCGCGCACCCGCCGACGCCGTTGCCCACGGCGCCCGAAGGCTTCACGTACAGCTACGATTTCGAAGCGTGGGCGCCGGGCTCGCTGCCGGACGGATGGGAAGTCTACACCGACTTGGACCCGGACCCCACGCGGGTGGCCGTGACCGAAGACACCGCGGCGCGCGGCAGCCGGTCGCTCCGCATGCGCGACGCCACGGGCCTGCCCTATTTGTGGATGCCGGTTGCCTTTCTGCGGCCCAATTACCGCATGGGTCTTGGCGTATTCCGCACGTGGATACGCCTGAGCGAAGACGCGCTGTTCGTGCTCGAAGGCCGCGACGAGGAATCGCCGGGCGTCTATACCGTCGGCCCAAATCTCATCCTGGCCGACTGGGGACTCAGCATCTCGGGCGTTGTCCACGACCCCCCGCCCCGTAATACGTGGTTCTATCTGGAAATAACGGCGCCGCTCGGAGACGATGCCGATGGCGCCTTTGACCTGACCGTGTGGACGCCCGGAGACGGCTGGACCACCTACGCCGACCAGCCGTGCGAGGACCCGCTATTCCACCGGATGACCTGGATAGGCGCGGTGTCCTACACGGATACGGCGGACACCATCTGGGTGGATGACGTAGAGACCTTCACGGTCGGTCCCGGTGCGGACGCGGACAACGACGGCATCCTGGACTGGGCGGACGGCGCCGTCGATTTCGACAACGACGGCCTGCCGAACTACCAGGACAATGACAGCGACGGTGACGGCATATCCGATGCGGATGAGTACAGCGGCGTTCGGAGCAGTGATGACTTTGACGGCGACGGCCGCCTCAACTTCCTGGACACCGACAGCGATGGCGATTCGGTCGCGGATGTGACCGAAGGCGGCGGTGACCCCGACGGCGACGGGAAGCCAAGTTTCCTGGACAATGACAGCGATGGCAACGGCATCCTGGACAGCGCGGAGATTCCCGGCGACCTGGACGGCGACGGCAAGGCGAATGGCATCGACCTGGACGATGACGGCGATTTGATCAACGACACGACCGATGGGATGGGCGACCTGGACAGCGACGGCACGCCGAATTACCGCGATACGGACAGCGATGGCGACGGCGTAAACGACCGCACCGAAGGCGCTGGGGACGCGGACAGCGATGGCACGCCGAATTACCGCGACCTGGACAGCGACGGCAACGGCATATGGGACGTGGCCGAGGGCGGCGCGGACCACGACGCCGATGGCCTGCCGGATTGTATCGACCCGGATAACGACGACGACGGTATCCTCGACCAGGTGGAAGGCGCCGGCGATCCGGACAGCGACGGCATACCCAATTACAGTGACAGCGACGCGGACGGCGACGGCATCCCGGACCAGGTGGAAGGGGTGGCCGACGTTGACGGCGACGGCAAGCCCAATTTCCTCGACACGGATGCGGACGGCGACGGCGTGAATGATGCCGATGAAGCACCCGGCGACGCGGACGGCGACGGCTTGCCCAACTACCTCGACGACGACAGCGACAACAACGGTGTCAACGACCTCCAGGAAGGCACAGCGGACCGGGACGGCGACGACATCCCCGATTTCCTCGATACGGACAACGATGGCGACGGCATCCCGGATACGACGGAAGGCGCAGGCGACGCGGATAGCGACGGCACGTCCAATTACAACGACGCGGACTCCGATGGAGACGGCATCCCCGACCTGACGGAGGGCATCACCGACCCAGACGGCGACGGCAAAGCCAATTTCCTGGATACGGACGCGGACGACGATGGAATCGGCGATGCTGTCGAAACGGCGAACGATGCGGACGGGGACGGCACGGGCAACTACCTCGATCTGGACAGCGACGGCAACGGCCTCAATGACGCCTCCGAAGGCGTTGTGGACCGCGACTCCGACGGCAAACCGGACTTCCTTGACCTGGACAACGACGGCGACGACATCCTGGATGCGACCGAAGGTCTGGCGGACCGGGACGGAGACGGCACGGCGAACCTCAATGATACGGACGCGGACGGCGACGGGTTCGGCGACGCCGTAGAGGGGCTCGGCAATCCCGACGGCGACGGTTTCCCCAACTACCTGGACCTGGACAGCGACGGGAACGGCATCGGCGACGCCGTAGAGGGGAATGCCGACCTGGACGGGGACACGACGCCCAATTATCTCGACCTGGACAACGACGGCGACGGCATCAACGATATCGCGGAGGGCACGGGCGACACGGACGGCGATGGCACGCCGAACCACAACGACACGGACGCGGACGGCGACACCATCCCGGACCAGACCGAAGGGACCGTGGACGCCGACATCGATGGCAAGCCGAATTTCCTCGATACCGACGCGGACGGCGACGGCATCCCCGACCTGAGCGAGAAAACCGGCGACCCGGACGGCGATGGCATTCCGAACTACCTGGACCGGGACAGCGATGGCAACGGGATCGACGACAGTATCGAGGGCGTCGCGGACATTGACGGCGACGGCAAGCCAAACTACCGCGACCCGGACAACGACGGCGACGGCATCTCCGACCAGGCCGAGGGTCTGGGCGACCCGGACGGCGACACCGTCCCCAACTGTAACGACACGGACGCGGACGGCGACGGGATCAACGATG
- a CDS encoding endo-1,4-beta-xylanase: protein MIRAHLCMVGIAVLAAADCSGLAVTPADASVKPMNGDGTLKNGELLGEFLAVGSPGGYRVTARVAGIGAGSGNRYVALSVDRTPWRIVAVQSDVVAEYAFDCALTGPSHVVGVQALGDGKEEGPLLRVESVTVAPAAEGPEPGKSSVTAWNGDAEAREAAVLAQSADAIRVLRMSPAVVTVLDPKGKPAQGAKVWIEQTNHAFLFGCNICGWEQFGDRRLDDAYKERFAELFNYATHPFYWMLYEPERGKPNYAYTDAVLSWCAARGIQAKGHPLLWANKAGVPPWSDGQPPQGVQRRRVEDLMRRFAGRVGYWEVVNEPVNAPGLDIAGPHEWARAADPAAKLVINEYGIFYEGHPDFYRFLAHAVEQGIPFDVVGIQAHAPLHMAFPLDRVRALLDLYGGLGKQIHITEFTPTSSGRKVLGAPWRDAWDEAQQAGYAEQFYRVCFAHPAVTAISWWDFCDVGAWAPGGGLLREDCTPKPAFERLRKLIREEWWTRIETNADAKGEVAFNGFQGAYRIRARYAGNVGEAEFQVERQGENRFVLHVTGNP from the coding sequence ATGATTCGCGCGCATCTTTGCATGGTGGGGATAGCGGTTCTTGCGGCGGCGGACTGTTCTGGGCTGGCCGTCACGCCTGCGGACGCGTCGGTCAAGCCGATGAACGGGGACGGTACGTTGAAAAACGGCGAACTGCTGGGCGAATTCCTGGCCGTAGGGTCGCCGGGCGGCTATCGGGTCACGGCGCGTGTTGCCGGAATCGGCGCGGGCTCCGGTAATCGTTACGTTGCGCTGAGCGTGGACCGCACGCCGTGGCGGATCGTAGCGGTGCAAAGCGATGTCGTCGCGGAATATGCCTTTGACTGTGCGCTGACGGGGCCATCGCACGTAGTCGGTGTGCAGGCGCTCGGCGATGGCAAAGAGGAGGGACCGTTGCTCCGCGTGGAATCGGTGACGGTTGCGCCTGCCGCAGAGGGGCCGGAACCGGGGAAAAGCTCCGTCACGGCGTGGAACGGAGACGCGGAGGCGCGCGAGGCGGCCGTGCTGGCGCAAAGCGCCGACGCGATTCGCGTGCTGCGGATGAGCCCGGCGGTCGTGACGGTGCTGGACCCGAAAGGCAAACCCGCGCAGGGCGCGAAGGTATGGATTGAGCAGACGAATCATGCCTTCCTTTTCGGCTGCAACATCTGCGGTTGGGAGCAGTTTGGAGACCGCCGGCTGGACGACGCATACAAGGAGCGTTTCGCGGAACTCTTCAACTACGCTACGCATCCCTTCTACTGGATGCTCTATGAACCAGAGCGGGGTAAGCCGAATTATGCGTATACGGATGCGGTGCTGTCGTGGTGCGCGGCGCGGGGAATACAGGCGAAGGGACATCCGCTGTTGTGGGCGAACAAAGCCGGCGTGCCCCCGTGGTCGGACGGTCAGCCGCCGCAAGGCGTGCAGCGGCGGCGCGTTGAAGACCTGATGCGCCGGTTCGCGGGCAGGGTCGGCTACTGGGAGGTTGTAAACGAGCCGGTGAATGCGCCGGGGCTCGACATTGCCGGGCCGCACGAGTGGGCGCGCGCGGCGGATCCCGCGGCAAAGCTGGTGATCAATGAATACGGCATATTCTACGAGGGGCACCCGGACTTCTATCGCTTCCTCGCGCATGCCGTGGAACAGGGGATCCCGTTCGACGTGGTCGGCATCCAAGCCCATGCGCCGCTGCACATGGCATTCCCGTTGGACCGGGTCCGGGCGCTGCTCGACCTGTACGGCGGCTTGGGCAAACAGATTCACATCACGGAGTTCACGCCGACGTCGAGCGGCCGCAAAGTCCTGGGAGCGCCTTGGCGCGACGCGTGGGATGAGGCGCAGCAGGCCGGCTACGCCGAGCAATTCTACCGGGTGTGTTTCGCCCATCCGGCGGTGACGGCGATCAGCTGGTGGGATTTCTGCGACGTGGGCGCATGGGCGCCGGGCGGCGGGCTGTTGCGGGAGGATTGCACGCCGAAACCAGCCTTCGAGCGGCTGCGCAAGCTGATTCGCGAAGAGTGGTGGACACGCATCGAGACGAACGCGGACGCAAAGGGCGAGGTGGCGTTCAACGGTTTCCAGGGCGCCTATAGGATACGGGCGCGCTACGCGGGCAACGTCGGCGAGGCGGAATTCCAGGTCGAGCGGCAAGGCGAGAACCGGTTCGTGCTGCACGTGACCGGCAACCCGTGA
- a CDS encoding BACON domain-containing protein: MSAPQVLLAAQADQDEPPCKPVLCLTPTKFDVGWQSGSVRFFVTNCECETMDWSAVSACGWATVEPTGGTLGPLETVAVVVTYTYNDSCDGRTCDIAVAAPGAIGSPTAVKLNQGQRTTPDMCVAPTVRNVWQNSGVVGFEIWNWSCVTVNWSANADCEWVTSINPPGGTLQRDERVLVECSVQANPDCDIRSCRVYFTSPGQTDPKYGLINQAGSTRSAMEVDQTRIDVGAAFGLASFQISNTSCGDMEWEAEASCSWVAAVSPASGIVGPGESQTVNLVYEANEKCAERQCLVEVTSNAVQGTPAVVTLVQEPGGPPLLSVSPTSLKVGNSNGWTAFTVKNSGCSSMSWTATHGCGWLTSVAPNTGVLNAQESITVAVVYGANTLPEERNCSITVDAPGAGGPKTVAVTQTGLGSPQLVVTPLAQSVGAGAGTFTFAVANAGQGTMSWSAQQDCSWITRLSPPMGTLTAGQSSAVTVNYGTNPAATPRTCSIAVTAPGTAGSPQTVAVQQDGLTGTPVLSLAPASRTVLDEAGTTTFTVSNSGSAPLDWTTGVSCGWVQASPSGGTLTPGQGAVVSVSYEANSDPSTRSCAVLVTAPGASGSPKTFSLGQAGNDTPVLELSGVSQALGSKAGIATFTVKNAGGGTMNWSAAAGCSWVTRLAPASGSLVSGQSINVVVSYDGNSGGAARNCAITVQAPGAAGSPQTLTLNQAGDETPALSVSPTTIEAEATDALASFTVTNTGQGTLNWSAAWECDWVAGVAPENGALAAGASETVTASFSENDGADARTCEVAVIAEGAAGSPKTVTLEQAGTEEPPPCCCGPAGSLLDKDWKSTIQRQLGDLLLLGASLVVMLAFARFRKD; the protein is encoded by the coding sequence GTGAGCGCGCCGCAGGTGCTTCTAGCCGCTCAAGCCGACCAGGACGAGCCTCCCTGCAAACCGGTTTTGTGCCTTACCCCCACCAAGTTTGACGTGGGTTGGCAGTCGGGTTCGGTGCGGTTTTTTGTGACGAACTGCGAATGTGAGACCATGGACTGGTCGGCGGTCTCGGCGTGCGGCTGGGCAACGGTCGAGCCGACGGGCGGCACGTTGGGGCCCCTCGAGACGGTCGCCGTTGTCGTCACCTACACCTACAATGACAGTTGCGACGGCAGGACATGTGATATCGCCGTGGCGGCGCCGGGGGCAATCGGCAGTCCGACAGCGGTGAAGCTCAATCAGGGTCAACGGACGACGCCGGACATGTGCGTGGCGCCGACGGTCCGCAACGTCTGGCAGAATTCGGGTGTTGTGGGCTTCGAAATATGGAATTGGAGCTGCGTGACCGTCAATTGGAGCGCCAATGCGGACTGCGAATGGGTGACATCCATCAATCCGCCAGGCGGGACGCTGCAGCGCGACGAGCGCGTGCTCGTGGAATGCAGCGTGCAGGCCAATCCGGATTGCGATATTCGCAGTTGCCGGGTGTATTTCACTTCGCCGGGACAGACGGACCCGAAGTATGGGCTGATCAATCAGGCCGGCAGTACGCGTTCGGCCATGGAAGTGGACCAGACGCGGATTGACGTGGGCGCGGCGTTCGGCCTCGCATCCTTCCAGATTTCGAATACGTCCTGTGGCGACATGGAGTGGGAAGCGGAAGCGTCTTGTTCCTGGGTGGCGGCGGTGAGTCCGGCCAGCGGTATCGTGGGACCGGGCGAAAGCCAGACGGTCAATCTGGTATACGAGGCCAACGAGAAATGCGCAGAGCGGCAATGCCTGGTAGAGGTGACTTCGAACGCCGTCCAGGGCACCCCCGCGGTAGTTACTCTGGTGCAAGAACCCGGCGGCCCGCCGCTGTTGTCCGTGAGCCCCACGAGTCTGAAAGTGGGCAATAGCAACGGCTGGACGGCCTTCACGGTGAAAAACAGCGGTTGTTCCAGCATGTCGTGGACCGCGACGCATGGTTGCGGTTGGCTGACCTCGGTGGCGCCGAACACGGGCGTGCTGAATGCGCAGGAAAGTATTACGGTCGCCGTGGTTTACGGCGCCAATACGTTGCCTGAAGAACGGAATTGTTCGATCACGGTGGACGCGCCCGGCGCGGGCGGCCCGAAGACGGTCGCCGTCACGCAGACGGGATTGGGCAGCCCGCAGTTGGTCGTGACGCCGCTCGCGCAGAGCGTCGGGGCCGGGGCGGGCACGTTCACGTTTGCGGTGGCGAACGCAGGCCAAGGCACGATGAGCTGGTCCGCGCAACAGGATTGCAGTTGGATAACGCGGCTGTCACCGCCGATGGGCACTCTCACGGCCGGTCAGAGCTCCGCCGTGACGGTGAATTACGGCACGAACCCGGCCGCGACGCCCCGCACCTGCAGTATTGCCGTCACCGCGCCGGGCACGGCCGGCAGTCCGCAGACGGTCGCGGTGCAGCAGGATGGTCTGACGGGAACGCCCGTGTTGAGCTTGGCGCCGGCGAGCCGCACGGTGCTGGACGAGGCCGGAACCACCACGTTCACGGTGAGTAATAGCGGTTCCGCGCCGCTGGATTGGACGACGGGCGTGAGTTGCGGCTGGGTGCAGGCAAGCCCATCCGGTGGCACACTGACGCCGGGGCAAGGCGCGGTGGTCAGCGTGAGTTATGAAGCGAATTCGGACCCCTCCACGCGGAGTTGCGCGGTGCTGGTCACGGCGCCGGGCGCGAGTGGGAGTCCAAAGACCTTTTCGCTGGGGCAGGCGGGCAACGATACACCGGTGCTGGAACTAAGCGGGGTTTCGCAGGCGCTGGGGTCGAAGGCCGGCATCGCGACATTCACGGTCAAGAACGCGGGCGGCGGCACGATGAACTGGTCGGCGGCGGCCGGCTGTTCCTGGGTCACGCGCCTCGCGCCGGCCAGCGGCTCGCTGGTATCGGGCCAGAGCATCAACGTCGTGGTCAGTTATGACGGCAATTCGGGCGGCGCGGCGCGTAATTGCGCGATTACCGTCCAAGCACCCGGCGCCGCGGGAAGCCCGCAAACGCTGACGCTCAATCAGGCAGGAGACGAGACGCCCGCGCTGTCTGTTTCGCCCACGACGATCGAGGCGGAAGCAACGGACGCGCTGGCTTCGTTCACCGTGACGAATACGGGTCAGGGCACATTGAACTGGTCGGCGGCCTGGGAATGCGACTGGGTCGCGGGTGTTGCGCCCGAGAACGGCGCGCTGGCCGCGGGCGCGAGCGAAACCGTCACCGCGAGTTTTAGCGAGAACGACGGGGCGGACGCGCGCACCTGTGAGGTCGCGGTGATTGCCGAAGGCGCCGCGGGCAGCCCGAAGACGGTGACGCTCGAGCAGGCGGGAACGGAAGAGCCGCCGCCGTGCTGCTGCGGCCCGGCGGGCAGCTTGCTGGACAAGGACTGGAAGTCGACGATTCAGCGGCAGCTGGGCGACTTGCTGCTGCTGGGCGCGAGCCTGGTCGTCATGCTCGCATTCGCGAGATTCCGCAAGGATTAG
- a CDS encoding PilT/PilU family type 4a pilus ATPase produces MNEVVVGTGHQQSLRDVIRIVEKLLRATEGIPREVTTRTERMELRASRPEFEGEFEEYVLRLRVTEQRKQTLREVVATLDGACALTEQEGELILRFPPEGKIPDQSTYEAVDVVSRNLTLPEVWRICGDHYRIDRISIELLFQAMVKYRASDVHLSPGHPPIFRVDNDMHHSELLGSLSAQQIRALIKEIAPAEHWDEFESQKQTSFNFHQVGLGYSRVSAFLKAGAPHCTFRFLPEVIPSFEELNIPQESMVRLASLQRGLVLVTGMTGSGKSTTAAALIDWINTHRSLHILSIENPVEYVHADKKSIVSQRSLGTDVATFYEAVTGALRHDPDVIFIGEMRDPDTIRAAINAAATGHLVVSTLHSNTASEVVNRIISFFDPIERDLVRLQLYDSIQCVICQRLIAKIGGGRIPVIELLFKDIKPIADGIKSGNTDLIRIGMQQAVTHSFMFEKYAYALYKQGKITLENAREAVTDVSVFDQLHMGTYSVPRLDSIKYGGVHETYKS; encoded by the coding sequence ATGAATGAAGTTGTAGTAGGGACAGGCCATCAGCAGAGCCTGCGGGATGTGATTCGCATTGTCGAAAAACTCCTGCGTGCGACGGAAGGCATTCCGCGTGAGGTGACGACGCGCACGGAGCGGATGGAATTGCGAGCCAGCCGCCCGGAATTTGAAGGCGAATTCGAGGAGTACGTGCTGCGCCTGCGCGTCACGGAACAACGGAAACAGACCTTGCGCGAAGTGGTGGCGACGTTGGATGGCGCTTGCGCGCTGACGGAGCAGGAGGGGGAATTGATCCTGCGGTTCCCGCCCGAAGGCAAGATCCCGGACCAGAGCACGTATGAAGCCGTTGACGTGGTCTCGCGCAATCTGACGTTGCCGGAAGTCTGGCGCATCTGTGGCGATCACTATCGTATCGACCGGATCAGTATCGAACTCCTGTTTCAGGCGATGGTCAAGTACCGGGCCAGCGACGTGCATCTTTCGCCGGGCCATCCACCCATTTTTCGCGTCGACAACGACATGCACCATTCCGAGTTGCTCGGCTCGTTGTCCGCGCAGCAGATCCGGGCCCTGATAAAGGAAATCGCGCCTGCCGAGCACTGGGATGAGTTCGAAAGCCAGAAACAGACCAGCTTCAATTTTCACCAGGTGGGCCTGGGTTATTCCCGCGTATCGGCGTTTCTGAAGGCAGGCGCGCCCCACTGCACGTTCCGCTTTCTACCGGAGGTGATCCCCTCCTTTGAGGAACTGAACATTCCGCAGGAGTCCATGGTGCGCCTTGCGAGCCTTCAGCGCGGCCTCGTGCTGGTCACCGGCATGACCGGCAGCGGCAAGTCGACGACCGCCGCCGCGCTCATTGACTGGATCAATACCCACCGTTCCCTGCATATCCTGTCCATCGAAAACCCGGTCGAATACGTGCACGCGGACAAAAAGTCTATTGTCTCCCAGCGCAGCCTCGGAACGGACGTGGCCACGTTCTACGAGGCGGTTACCGGGGCTTTGCGGCACGACCCGGACGTCATCTTTATCGGGGAAATGCGCGACCCCGACACCATACGCGCGGCGATCAACGCGGCGGCCACCGGTCATCTGGTGGTTAGCACGCTGCACTCGAACACGGCCAGCGAGGTGGTCAACCGAATCATCAGCTTTTTCGACCCCATCGAGCGTGACTTGGTAAGACTGCAGCTGTACGATTCCATACAGTGTGTCATCTGTCAGCGGTTGATCGCCAAGATCGGCGGCGGCCGCATTCCGGTCATCGAACTCCTGTTCAAAGACATCAAACCGATCGCCGACGGCATCAAGTCGGGGAACACCGACCTCATCCGGATCGGCATGCAGCAGGCGGTGACGCATTCGTTCATGTTTGAAAAGTACGCCTACGCCCTGTACAAGCAAGGGAAGATAACGCTTGAAAACGCGCGCGAAGCCGTCACGGATGTCTCCGTATTCGATCAGCTCCACATGGGCACCTATTCCGTGCCGCGGCTGGATTCCATTAAGTACGGCGGCGTACACGAGACGTATAAGTCCTGA